GACAAGATTTACTCCAAGCTTAAGTACGAGTCAGGCACGCATCGCGTGCAGCGCGTGCCCGAGACCGAGTCGCAGGGCCGCATCCACACTTCCGCCGTGACCGTGGCCATCCTGGCCGAGGCCGAGGAGGTGGACGTGCATATCGATCCGGGCGATCTGCGCATCGACACCTACCGGGCCAGCGGCGCGGGCGGCCAGCACGTGAACAAGACCGACTCGGCCATCCGCATCACCCACATCCCCACGGGCGTGGTCGTGGCATGCCAGGACGAGAAGTCGCAGCACAAGAACAAGGCCAAGGCCATGAAGATGCTGCGCTCCAAGCTCTACGACGCCATGGCGGGCGCGGCGAAGGCCGAGGAGGACGAGGCGCGGCGCTCCCAGGTGGGCACCGGCGACCGCTCGGGCCGCATCCGCACCTACAATTTCCCTCAGGGCCGCGTCACCGATCACCGCATCGGCCTGACCCTCTATTCCCTCGATCGCTTCATGGAAGGCGAGATCGACGAGATGGTCGAGGCGCTCATCGCCCACAACCAGGCCGAGGCCCTGAAGCTTCAGGCCGAATCGGCCTGATCCGGCCGTCCTGCCCATGCCCGTGGAAACCGTGCGCACGGTCCTGGCCAAGGCCGAGACTTGGTTTGCGGACAAGGGCGTGGATTCTCCCCGTCTCTCCGCGCAATTGCTGCTCGCCCGGGCCCTTGGCCGCGAACGTCTGCCCATGCTGCTCGACGCCGATAGGCCCCTGGCCCCGGCCGAGCTTGACGCTTTTCGGGCGCTGGCGCGCCGCCGCGCCGCGGGCGAGCCCGTGGCCTACATCCTGGGCGAGAAGGAATTCTACGGCCTGACCTTCGCGGTCAATGACTCGGTGCTCGTGCCCAGGCCTGAAACCGAAGGCATCGTGGACGCGGCGCGCGAGGCTTTCGCGGCGGAGGACGCCTTTTCCTTCGCCGACTTGGGCACGGGGAGCGGCTGCCTGGCCGTGACCTTGGCCGTGCAGTTCCCCGGCGCCCACGGGCTGGCCGTGGACATTTCGGCAGATGCCCTGGCCCTGGCCCGGCAAAACGCCGCCCGCCACGGGGTCAATGGGCGGCTGCGCTTTGTCGAGGCGGATTTCGCGCGCCTCCCGGCCGAGGACGGCTCGTTCGCCCTGGTCGTGGCCAATCCGCCCTACGTGAGCGAGCCGGAATACGCGGAGTTGAGCCCGGAGGTGGCGGATTTCGAGCCGCGCGGCGCACTCGTCTCCGGCCCGGACGGGCTCGACGCGGTGCGCGGCCTTCTGCCCGAGGCGCTGCGAGTGCTCGCACCTGGCGGACTGCTGCTCATGGAGATCGGCTTTGGGCAGGGCGCTGCGGCCTCGGATCTGGCGCGCGCGGCGGGCTTCGATGCGGTCGGCGTGCTGCGCGACCTGGCCGGACACGCGCGCACGATCACGGCGCGCAAAAACTAAACGGGTGTTGCAAAAATTCCACGATGTGCAGCATTGCTACAGTCCATGAGGCTTTTTTTCGTGCCCTAGGGCAATGATTTCAGCCTGTTGTCAGTAGGCACGGAATTTGCTCAAAGGCGCTCCGGAGGGAGCATGCGCCAAACCACAATCCGCAAGTCCATAAGCTGCTCGGGCATCGGCCTGCACAGCGGCAAGAAGGTTCACCTATCCCTGCGTCCGGCTCCCGAAGACGCGGGCGTTTTGTTTTGCGTCCGCGACGAGGACGGCAGCCGTTTTCTCAAGCCCGCGCCCGACGCCGTGCGCTCCACCCGGCTGGCCACGACCCTGGCCCGGGGCAAGGACGCCATCGCCACGGTCGAGCACATCCTGGCCGCCGTGCGCGGCATGGGCATCGACAACATCCGCATCGAGGTCCAGGGCGGTGAACTGCCCATCATGGACGGCAGCGCCGCGCCCTTCGTCTATCTGCTGCGTCTGGCCGGCCTTCAGGAGCAAGGGCGTGCACGCCGCGTTCTGGCCCTGAAGAAGCCCGTCGAGTTCGTGCGCGACGGCAAGTGGATCAAGGCCGCGCCGCACCAAGGGTTCGCGGTCGATTACGCCATCGAGTTCCCGCATCCGCTTATCGGCCGCCAGCAGCTTTCCTTCGACTGCACGCCCGAGAGCTTCGCACGCAACGTTGCCAAGGCGCGCACCTTCGGCTTCCTGCACGAGGTCGAGATGCTGCGGCAAAACGGCTTGGCGCTTGGCGGCTCGCTGGAGAACGCCGTGGTGCTCGACGAATACGGCGTGCTCAACGACGACGG
This is a stretch of genomic DNA from Alkalidesulfovibrio alkalitolerans DSM 16529. It encodes these proteins:
- the prfA gene encoding peptide chain release factor 1, which produces MFAKLESLERKFEDLERDLAAPEAFNDQERYRKLTKAHADLGEIVGAYREHRRLTRELAENKEMLGDSDPEIKEMAKAEIAAINARLTEVEQELRVLLLPKDPMDEKNIILEIRAGTGGEEAALFAGNLFRMYARFAERKGWKLEILSAHEMGTHGFKEIVASISGDKIYSKLKYESGTHRVQRVPETESQGRIHTSAVTVAILAEAEEVDVHIDPGDLRIDTYRASGAGGQHVNKTDSAIRITHIPTGVVVACQDEKSQHKNKAKAMKMLRSKLYDAMAGAAKAEEDEARRSQVGTGDRSGRIRTYNFPQGRVTDHRIGLTLYSLDRFMEGEIDEMVEALIAHNQAEALKLQAESA
- the prmC gene encoding peptide chain release factor N(5)-glutamine methyltransferase, with protein sequence MPVETVRTVLAKAETWFADKGVDSPRLSAQLLLARALGRERLPMLLDADRPLAPAELDAFRALARRRAAGEPVAYILGEKEFYGLTFAVNDSVLVPRPETEGIVDAAREAFAAEDAFSFADLGTGSGCLAVTLAVQFPGAHGLAVDISADALALARQNAARHGVNGRLRFVEADFARLPAEDGSFALVVANPPYVSEPEYAELSPEVADFEPRGALVSGPDGLDAVRGLLPEALRVLAPGGLLLMEIGFGQGAAASDLARAAGFDAVGVLRDLAGHARTITARKN
- the lpxC gene encoding UDP-3-O-acyl-N-acetylglucosamine deacetylase; this encodes MRQTTIRKSISCSGIGLHSGKKVHLSLRPAPEDAGVLFCVRDEDGSRFLKPAPDAVRSTRLATTLARGKDAIATVEHILAAVRGMGIDNIRIEVQGGELPIMDGSAAPFVYLLRLAGLQEQGRARRVLALKKPVEFVRDGKWIKAAPHQGFAVDYAIEFPHPLIGRQQLSFDCTPESFARNVAKARTFGFLHEVEMLRQNGLALGGSLENAVVLDEYGVLNDDGLRYKDEFVRHKVLDFVGDMAMAELPLWGRFEVFASGHALNNEFLRHITDNADEYLCEMHLSGVGVAAHDAPLRPAVAEAAIA